A region from the Lutra lutra chromosome 1, mLutLut1.2, whole genome shotgun sequence genome encodes:
- the GPR160 gene encoding probable G-protein coupled receptor 160, with protein sequence MTALSSENCSFQYQLHQADQPLDGNCLLFLIILGKILLNILTLGMRRKISYQNFMEYFCISLAFIDLLLLVNISIIFYFRDFVLLGIRFTKYHICLFTQIISFTYGFLHYPVFLIACIDYYLNFSKTTKLAFKCQKLFYFFIVILIWISVLAYVLGDPAIYQSLKAQNVYSYQCPFYISIQSYWLSFSMVVILFMAFLTSWSEVIALVQAVRMTSYMNETILYFPFPSHCGYTLSSKKTLLPKFIICFLGTWLPFVLLQVIILLLKVQIPAYIEMNIPWLYFINSFMIATIYWFNCHKLNLRDIALPVDPFVNWKYCFIPLTIHNLEQIEKPISIIIC encoded by the coding sequence ATGACTGCTCTTTCTTCAGAGAACTGCTCTTTTCAGTACCAGTTACATCAAGCAGATCAGCCTCTAGATGGTAACTGTCTGCTATTCTTGATTATACTTGGGAAAATATTACTGAATATCCTCACACtaggaatgagaagaaaaatcagctatcaaaattttatggaatatttttgCATTTCACTAGCATTCATCGATCTTTTACTTTTAGTAAACATTTCCATTATATTCTATTTCAGGGATTTTGTACTTTTAGGCATTAGGTTTACTAAATACCACATTTGCCTATTTactcaaattatttctttcacttacGGCTTTCTGCATTATCCAGTTTTCCTGATAGCTTGTATAGATTATTACCTGAATTTCTCTAAAACCACAAAGCTTGCATTTAAGTgtcaaaaactattttatttctttatagtaattttaatttggatttcagTCCTTGCTTATGTTTTGGGAGATCCAGCTATCTACCAAAGCCTGAAGGCACAGAATGTTTATTCTTATCAGTGTCCTTTCTACATTAGCATTCAGAGTTACTGGCTGTCATTTTCCATGGTGGTGATTTTGTTCATGGCTTTTCTAACCTCTTGGTCAGAAGTTATTGCTTTGGTACAGGCTGTTAGGATGACTTCCTATATGAATGAGACTATCCTGTATTTCCCCTTTCCATCCCATTGTGGTTATACTCTGAGCTCTAAAAAAACGCTCTTGCCCAAGTTCATTATCTGTTTTCTCGGTACCTGGTTACCATTTGTTCTACTTCAAGTAATTATCCTTTTACTTAAAGTACAGATTCCAGCGTATATTGAGATGAACATTCCATGGTTGTACTTCATCAATAGTTTTATGATTGCTACAATTTATTGGTTTAATTGTCACAAGCTTAATTTAAGAGATATTGCATTACCTGTGGATCCATTCGTCAACTGGAAATACTGCTTCATTCCACTTACAATTCATAATCTTGAGCAAATTGAAAAGCCTATATcaataataatttgttaa